The following DNA comes from Lemur catta isolate mLemCat1 chromosome 19, mLemCat1.pri, whole genome shotgun sequence.
TGTactgcccttccccaccccgGGCCATCTCATGCATTCCCATGATGCAGCCCCTCACTCTGTTCCAGCCCCGGCCTTTCCACTGAGCCCCTGGCACCCCTTGGTGTCCTGGACACTTTCCCATGGACATCCCTTGGGCCCCTAACACCCACTTGCCTCCCATCATGGCACCTTAGTAACACAGGCTTCATCTTCCCTCAGCCTTGCTTCCTTTGCCAAGCCCACTCTGATTCCCCCTTGAATCCTGGACACACTGCCTGATCCTTCTCCAACGCTGAGCTCAGCTGCCATTCTCAGCCATACCCTCTGGGTCGGGCCGTGCCCCTACTGAGCATGCTCAGTCCCAGTGAAGCCCTATCCCCGTGAGGCTCATGCTATTATTTCCTGTTTGgcaatgaggaaaatgaggcttgaaaggctaagtaacttgcccaaggtcacagaactaggGTCTCAAGCCTGCACTGTCCTGTCTGGCCCTCACTTGGGGCAGTAGAAGGTCCCAGTAGAGGAGGCAGAAGTCAAggactggggtgggaggtgggtgtgTTTCCTTTCTCAGATATTGCTGTGGCTTCCCATGGCTTCTGTGGTGATTACGGACACTCTTTGAGAACACACTGGGCTACCCCAGGAGGAAACAATCTGACAAACTCAGAGGGTAGAACCTTGTCTTCTACAAGACAACTGGCCTGGACACTTTAAAAGATAATCTAGgccatgcctgtaaccccagcactttgcgaggtggaggctgaggatcgcttgagaccaggagtttgagaccagcctgggcaacatagtgagaccccatctttacaaaaagacaaaaaaattagctgagtatggggcatgtgcctgtagtccttgctactcaggaagctgaagcagcaGAATCgctcaagtccaggagtttgaggtggcagtgaccTACCATtctgtcactgcactccagcccaggagacagagcaagaccctgtctcataaaaaaacaaaaaacaataaaaacatctaGAGACATAACACTGCATACAGTCTAGTTTGGGGCAAAAATAGCTAAAGTAGAATTTCAGGACAactggggaaatttgaatataaaCTGAAGATACCATAGAATTATAGTTGATTTTCTTAGATGTCTTAATGGCATGATATGAAAGAAATGTCTCTTTTCTCAGGAGTCGAATAGTGAGATATTTAGAAGTAATGACTTCACTTTACAACTTGCTTCAAATGACTGAAAAACCCAAAATAACCTACATACATATACGCACAGAggaataaacaagcaaaatgttAATTGCTGCATCTAGGTGTGGATAAATGACTGGTCACTATGCCATTCTGTGTTTAAAACCTTTCATAAGAAGTCTCGAGAAGAAAGAATACTCCTTGACCTCCAGCAAGCCAGGCCCCTCATGAGTACGATGAGTCAGAAAGCCCTAGGTACTAATCACCCCCACCAAGTTCTGGCCCATGGCTGGATGAGGGACCTGCCCCTCAGAGCTGTAGTCTCTCCTCCATGACGTGGGCTAACAACAGTGCCTGCCCTGCGGAAAGGTGTGGAGTCACCTGGTTCACCTTCCCTGTCTGTAGCCCCACGGAGGGCGGCCTGGCCTTAGCTGAGCAACGCCTGACCTTACACTTCAGCCCACTTACCAGCATCCCATTCCAGCAGGCTGGGGTCCTCCCAGCTGCTCCCAGCTGCAGTGCGAATGCAGCGTTTCAATTTTTCTGGCTTCCCCTTCTTCTTGTCTTCACCCAGGGGCTCTGGGAcctgaggagggaaggggaggggtacAAAGGGCTTGGTGTTGGAGCTTCCCACTCTCCTTTgctcccaggcctcctgcctccaCAGTAAGGACTGGATGTGCTTTTGCATGTGGACTCCCCAAGTCCTCCCACCATCTGGACAAAAGACCccatgtgtttctgtgtgtggaAGCTcatgggctcctgcctgccctccaAGCCCCTTCTGTCCCCTCAGTGCCATGCTCCCTTGCTTACCTCAAGAGCCATGAGGCCAGGGGGTGGCTCAGGCCGAGGGGGCCGGGGCCGAGGACGCAGGGACAGGAGCTCGGGAATGCGCAGTGGGGGCAGTAGGCCACGTACTACCTCCAACGGGAGGGGCAGTGGCTCAGGCTCAGGCAATGGCATGGCCAGGGCCAGTGGCAGGCTGGGCCCAATGACTGCAGGGCCTGTGGGGGCCCCTCCTGCTCCCACGGCCACCGCTGCACTAGCCTCCTCCAGCCCAGCCGCCGCTGCCACCACggcctcttccttctctttcaggCCCAACCCgaggcccaggcccagctctCGGGGCGCTGCTGGCTCTTCCTGTGGGTAAGGAGAGCACGAGGGGCCGGGTCACAGACTCACACCTTACTTTCATCCCCATCCCGTACAACAAAGCAAGGGCCTAGGAGTCAGGGAGCAGGCAAGGGACACCTAGGCAAAGAAAGAAGTCTCTAGTCAGACtcacacacagagaaacacaggcaaagagagacagacagacacagggacAAATAACATCAAGACAAAAACAGAGACaatcaaaggaaaaatagagaTACAGAGATAGAAATACACCAACAGCATGTGTTTCTCTCCATATTCTTTtcacaaaaggcaggaaaaacagATTTGGCCACAGAAAGAAACAGGGACAGATGGGCACAGAAAGAGTCAGAGACTGAGAAGGCAGGGGAACAAatgccagggcaggggcagacaGAGACACAGCGCTCCGGGCCAGGATTGAGGACCTCCCCGCCCACCGCACCTCTGACCATTAGTTCCCTGTCCATACTCACCAGGGGAGGCCTCAGAGCAGCCATGGAGCCCAGGGGGGGCCCTGGGGCCCGAGCCATTGGTGGCAGCATCATGGGTGGTCCAgggggcccaggcagaggggGGCCCACGAGGGCCTGGTGAGGGGGCCGCAGGGCCATAGCGCGGGGACCACCTGCTGCAGAAGAGAGAGCAGAATCTGTCAGGGTGTTAGTGGGGTAGTCGGAGGGCTTAGGTGGGGAGTTATGTGGCAGGGATGATGACCCTGGCCACCTCACCTGCTCTCTGTAGCACATGGGGGACGAAGGCCGGACGCAGGATAGGGGCCCTCTGGGGGGCCACAGctgtgggagagagagatgggggtgTGTGTCATGGGGGACAGGTGCACTTGGGGCaaggtgtgtgtgggtgtattcTCAGTATCCAAAAAATCCTGGAGAAGAGTTTGGGGAGCCTTCTGGGAGATGTGGGCTCTTTCCACTGGTTCATTCAGCAAAAATTTACCACTGAGGAACTCCTCTGGGCCCAGCCCTGTGGTGAGCAACACTGGGGACACACCAACAGAACAGCGGTTCTTAGGGAACTCCTGGTACAAGCAGGAGGGAACAGACTCCTCACAAAAGAATGGCAGCCCAGAGCGATCAGGGCTGGACAGGGGAAAAGCCCAGGCAGAGCGATCagtgctggggggcggggggggggaagTGCAGGGAGCTGTTGGAACCCAGAGGAGTCCTCTGACCTAGTCAGAGGActagagaaggcttcctggagaaaggGACCTGCGAGCTGAGACTCGAAGGATAATGAAGAGTTAGTCAGGCAAAGGGTGAGTGGAAATATTACTGGCAGGGAGAACATTTATAAGCAAAATCTTTTTCCCTTTCAGTTTAGGGTAACTGTAATAGAGGAAGTGGGGGTTAGAGAGCATCACGAGAAGCGTTGAGAGGTCAGCAGGCATTCAAGCACAGCCTTCTTGGCTGAGCTGTGGATGTCTTCCTGAGGTACTGAGGAGCCACAGCAGGGTGGGAAGCTGGGCACGGAGGGTAGGTCAGGTTTGCATTTTGATCAAAACCATACTAAAGAGTAAAAGATGTTAAAACTTCTCAGACATCTTTAGATAAAAAAGTGTACCAGGATTTAGGTAACATAATTAACAAGTTGGGTTTAATAGGGATCTCATTTACATCCAAATGAGAACACACATCCATTTCATACATATAAGAAAGTAACATCACGAAAATTGACAGCGTGTGTAAAGGTTACCTGAACAACAAAAGGTGGAATGTGGAGAATGGTCTGTGGAGAGGATAGGCTGGAAGATTATAGTGGGGTAACGATgagcagggaagagaaggaaccTCAACAGGAGTATTGCTGGCACATCCCAGCAATGTTTGGGGCTCCTGAGGAGGCTGTGGGCATCTCTCTCTGCAAGCCAGGTCATATAGGGTCTGGAGTGCCAGGTGGGGAGTTTGGAGCTTGTTTGGATGGTCTGTCCATCCCATCAACAGACAGTATGTGACGCTTACTATGTGGTAGGTAGAAACACTTCTGCCCTTCATGGAGTTCTTATTTTAGGGGACGCAAAAGGTGACaactggccgggtgcggtggctcatgcctgtaatcccagcattctgggaggctgaggcgggaggatcacttgaggtcaggagttcgggaccagcctgagcaagagtgacaccccgtctctactaaaaataaaaaaatttagctgggtgtggtagcacatgcctgtagtcccagctcctgggaggctaaggcaggtggatcacttgagcccagtagtttgaggttgctgtgagctaggctgacaccaaggcactctagacaaggcaacagagcaagactttgtctcaaaaaaaaaaaagtgatactCATACTAAATAAGTAAATTGTATAGCCTGTTATAAGGTGTTAAGTGCTGTGGGAAAACACAGcaaaggtttaggattaggactGACAGTAGGAGGTTGGTTTCCAGTGATCAAGTTAAAGCCAAATTGGCTTGAAAGAATAGGAAAGTCAGGGAAGTACTGATCAGCTTTGTACTGTTGGAAGATGACAACAGGGTAGGGATGAAATGGAGAAGGTGATTTAGAGCAGTGATTTAGGCAAGAAGCTTAAGTTGTTGAAATAAGAGTGGCTGGTAAAATATAGGGGTCCTTGGCCCCACACCTACCTGCTCGCCGCAGGAACATGGCTTCTCGAGCCTCTGGACTGTCTAGGTGACTCCGATCACCAGGGCCAAAGCCAACTGTTGGGAAGAGAGAGACGAGGATGGTGGGAGAAGAGTCTCAGGCATCCCTTTTTACCACCCTGTCTGATTGCTTTGACCCCCTCACCTTGCCACTCCTTACTTACCTGGGCCCACAAAAGGAGGGCCACCCACCATGGGAGGAACTActgtggctgcagctgctgcccgGGCCTCCAAAGTCTGCTGGACCTGTTGGAGAAGAGGCGGGGGTGAAGGGCCTGACTCAGTGTCCCCAATCGGCTGTGGCTGGCTCACTCCAAGAGGCTCAAAGTTTTATCCTTTGTGCTTGGTGTGGGGCTGGCTATCAACCTTTAAGTCTCAGCTAAAATGCTACTTCTCAGGGAAGCTTTTGGGATCACACTAGATAAAGCTCTCCTTAGCCTCTCAGTAGTAAATTCTCTTGATTCTGCCCTTGCCCCTTACAGTCTATTCTCTAAACACAGCCAGAGAGACCCTGTTAATCTCTAAGTTGGACCATAgcactcttctgctcaaaatcctccaatAGTTCCCcatctcagagtaaaagccaaggTCCTTACGGTGGCCCATAAGGCTCTACAGCAGTGGTCCCAagttttttggcaccagggatcggtttcacggaagacaatctttccatggggtgggggatggtgagcaatggggagcggctataaagacagatgaagtttcactcaCTCGcctgcccgctgctcacctcctgctgtgtggcccagttcccaacaggccatggactggtgccagtctgcagcccaggggttggggaccgcagctttatAGGATCTCTCTGACCTTATCTCTGCCCACGTTCCTCTTTgctcactccactccagccaccaATCTCCCTGCTGTTCCTTGCACGTGACAGGTATGCACCCCTGGCAGTTCTCTGCtgggaatgttcttcccccagatatcttcatgtctttgcttaaatgtcagCTCTTCAGAAAGGCCTGCCCTGAATGTACTAATAAACCTCTGCCCTTCTTAACATACCTTGACCTGTCTCTCCCTAGTAAAATGTAAACTCCCAAAAGGCAgtgattctttgttttgttctgttacATGCCTAATGCCTAGAGTAAGTCCCTGGTGCATACAAGGTACCCAATAACTACTTGTTGACAGAATGAACAagtttcatttacttattttcattttaatagtgtttctctctctcctatcTCTCCTAGTCATACATaggtggctattgagcacttgaaatgtgaagAATGAGAAGCTATTTagtgtaaatataaattttaaatagatatggAACATTCTTGTCTTCATCGCAGAAAGCGCTACTGTACAACATgctctagaatataagctcccaAAGGGCAGAAATATTATCTGCCTTAGTCATTACTGTGTTCTCAGTGCCCGGCACATAAAATATGTCATGCTAATTGGTCAACCAGTCAAAACGTCAATAGCTCTCTGTATACAAACACATACTGTGTTTGAGGCATTATGTTCCCTGACTTATATGCCTTAGCTCAGCCATACCTGTTGGTATGTGTTGGTCGCGATAATCGGGCGGATCACAGGAGCCGCTGGGACCTGCATCGCTTCTACCGTGGGAACCGTGGGCACCGCAGGAACAGCAGTTGGAATTCCGGTAACTGGAGCCCCCAGAACTTCCTGTTCAAACCTGGTGGGGCAGGACAGATACCACAGCTCAGGACCTCATAGCAATGCTGGAACGCAGGGTATATCGAGACAGCGCTTTCAACCCTGACAACTCCTTTCCTATCCCCGCCCTCACAATCCCGAAAGTTCCACTTCCCCATGTTACAGCCTCCGGGCTATCGAGGGCTGGACGCTCAGGATTCACTGAGTCTGGCTCTGAGATAGCTTTTATTACGCCTTGCTGAGGGCCTTACAGGGCCATCTCCGCCTCCATTTCCTTCAAGCGTTCCTCGCCGCTTTTCCCCGGGATGCCGGCACCAGGGCCCGGGACCACGGGCCCTCCTGCACCCGGGAGTCCCggggccggccccgccccggccatCGCTGCCGCCGTCGCTGTTGCCGTTACTACAGACTCAGCTCAGCCGCCTCCGCCGACTCTGCTGCTGTCTACTCTCTGGCTCCGTCAGAGTGGGCGCCCGCGGATGACGTACAGCGAAAGCGACGGCGCCGCCGCATGACGCCATACGCCCCCCGGGATGAGGGCCAATGAGACTTGGCCACACCCTCAAGAAGCAATATTGGCCAATCAGAGCCCCGGATAGACGAACTAAGGGAAGAACCTGGATCTATGAGAGCGCGGCGATGAAGGGCGGCCACGCCTTCGTGGAGGGACACGGGCTAATGAGAGCGAAGCAAAGTCTGTTGGTCCCATCCCTAATGTGGTATCTGGACCTTTGAGAACGCAGGAAAGTTCGGAGGCCCCTCCCGTGCTACCTCAAAGCCCGCGCCGGAAGTTTTTAAACACGCTGAAGTCCGCGTCAACCCCAGGGTTGGGCGTGTCTAGGGACCTAGCTGGGGGCCGGGGCCCCGGGGGGGTCCTACTATGGGGTAGACAGACACCCTACCTGTGATTCCCAGAAAGACTAGAGACGTCATGAAGGAAACTCAGAGGAAGCGCCTGACCCAGGCTTCCTGGATGATGTGACATCTGAAGACATTTGCTAAAGAAAACGAGGAGAGATGTTCTGGGTAGAACAGCTTATGCCAAGGCCCAGAGACAATAGTCCAGTGCATCTACTCAGAGGGACATGTGTGTGGGTTTGGACTCTGTGTCCTTTCTTGGGACACAGTTGACCTCTCCCCTTTTTTGTAGCCCTCAAATcgttttattatgttttcaaacATGCACAACATTAGAGGAAATAGTATTAATACTCTGAAACACTACCAATATTCTGCACTTCTGGTTTCATCTATACTTATATTTTTTGCTGAAATATGTTAAAGCAAATTCTAGACATCAATTTACTCACGGATGCATCAGTATGTCTAAcagataactattttttaaaacatgccaTTCATTATGCCATTATTAATACCATCAAATTAATTTCTTAGTACATCTGACACTCAGACCATGTTTAATTTTCCatctcaaaaatgtctttatacAATAGTATTGTAAAATCAAGATCCAATTATGCATTGCATTTGgctggttgggtttttttttttctgtcaaaacttaattttattgACTACCTTGGTTTTTGAAGTCTCTATTTGAATCTGCACCAATGAATGCTCTGTTAAACCACTGGCTTTTGTTTGCTCTTGTGCTAGACATGCGATAAAGAGAGaattaaaagcttttttaaaaaacattattattaactgaagtccatactttattGAGATTTCCTTAGTGTTTACCTAATCCCTTTTCTGCTCCAGCTTCTCAtctaggataccacattacatttggTTGTCACATCTCCTTGGGCTTCTCTTGCCTGTGACGGTTTTTCacacttttcttgtttttgatgaccttgtcAGTTTTGAAAGAGTACTGGTTAGGTATCTGGAATGTTTCTCATTTGAGATTTATCTGATGTTGACATTaactctgtatttatttttcttctggaacCAGGCAAGTTAAGTTCACttcatttgggagaaaaaaatagcaagaagagACAGGGAAACCTTGAAAAATAAGCAACCAGCCATTTCAGATATGATAACATATTACAAAGCCTTTGTAATCAAAACACCATGGGAATGGGACACAGAGAGTTAGATACTCAACAGGTCTGAAGAGTACCCAGATATAGCCCAATTAGACATGGAAATTTAGTGAATGAAAAAGTGACATCTCAAACTGGTGGGTaaagttttactttataaattgaAGAATAATCCACACAGTGAAATGCACAGGCCTTAAGAATACTGCTAGATTAGTTGGGACAAATCTCTGTACCTGTGTAACCTCTACCACTCTCAACACATAATACATTCCCATCACCCTGGAAAGCTTCCCTGTCTCCTCCTCAGCTGATCGCAGCAACTGCTGCTCGGACTGGGAATTTTAATAAGTGCTGTTGGGATATatgtaaaataagacaaaattggATCTATTTGCtaggataaattccaaatggCTCAGATTTAAACGTATAAAAACTAGAAGACAATCTCATCTTTTACCACCACCTGCACCCTCCaactccccctgcccccaatACACTGGCCTCCCCTATGGCCCTCACGCCAGCACATTCCAGGTCAGGACCTTTACACGTGCTGTAGCTGCCACCGCAGGCTCTTCCTCAGACACCCGGGTGGCTCCTGCTCCCTACCTCTGTGGACTGTGACCTCTGCAGTGTAGCCCTCTATTTAAATCACACCTCCTACACCCTGTTTTACTTTCTCCGTAGCTGTCACCTTCCAACATAcgatatattttacttattttgtcaACTGTCTATCTCCCTGCCCTAGAACATCACCCTTCTGAAGGCAGGGActtctgtctgttttgttcagtgctgaatccccagtgcctagaagagGTGCTCCCTTACTTTTCACTGAGGGTAAATGTGATGGAGTTTTAGGGGTATCTGGGGGCAGTCCAGAGTACTCTGGGTTTTGGCAGGATGTAAGAACAGGGGCAGGGGAATCGAGAGAAGCAGAACAGCGTGGGAGGGGGGATGCAGGCATGGGTGGGGGCAATGGGCTGATAAATCCTGGCGATGCTTCTTCCGAATATCGTATTGAGAGAGGTAAGGTGTCCGGGTGAACAAATGTGAAGTTCTTGACTCCTATTCGAGCCCCCTCTTCATGTGCACAGCTTCTGCAGGGCCCCCTGGGCCTGAACCCAGCGCAGCTGCCACTGGGCCAGGGACAGGCCCTGGCAGAGCTCCCCAGAGAGGGCAGCTTGGCCTGGCTGCTCCCACCTGGGGAAGGGATGGCATCAGAGGGAAGGCTTGGCCCTCCAGACCCTCACTGGCCTCCCCCCACACCACAGCCTGCTCCTCACCAGCCCCCGGCCTGAGTCCTGACTTTCCACCCAGCTCAGTTCCCCAACCCCATCATGTCCCCTTCTCACCAGTCCCCCACAACCCCGTGCAGCTCAGGGATTCGCTCCAGCGCCTGTTTCAGCAGGTTCTCCAGCTTCTTCAGAGCCTGCCCCACATTCTCTTTCTGCTCCTCTTCCTGGGACgcctggctctgcagcagctCTGAGGGTGAGAAACCCCGGAAGGCAGCACTGAGTCCTCTGGCTCTCTGGGGCCTTGCAGCCAATGCGTCACCAAGTCTCCACCTAGCCTTGACCTAAGCATCTCTCCCAAACCTGTCCCTTCT
Coding sequences within:
- the RBM42 gene encoding RNA-binding protein 42 isoform X1, whose protein sequence is MAGAGPAPGLPGAGGPVVPGPGAGIPGKSGEERLKEMEAEMALFEQEVLGAPVTGIPTAVPAVPTVPTVEAMQVPAAPVIRPIIATNTYQQVQQTLEARAAAAATVVPPMVGGPPFVGPVGFGPGDRSHLDSPEAREAMFLRRAAVAPQRAPILRPAFVPHVLQRADSALSSAAGGPRAMALRPPHQALVGPPLPGPPGPPMMLPPMARAPGPPLGSMAALRPPLEEPAAPRELGLGLGLGLKEKEEAVVAAAAGLEEASAAVAVGAGGAPTGPAVIGPSLPLALAMPLPEPEPLPLPLEVVRGLLPPLRIPELLSLRPRPRPPRPEPPPGLMALEVPEPLGEDKKKGKPEKLKRCIRTAAGSSWEDPSLLEWDADDFRIFCGDLGNEVNDDILARAFSRFPSFLKAKVIRDKRTGKTKGYGFVSFKDPSDYVRAMREMNGKYVGSRPIKLRKSMWKDRNLDVVRKKQKEKKKLGLR
- the RBM42 gene encoding RNA-binding protein 42 isoform X2, which codes for MAGAGPAPGLPGAGGPVVPGPGAGIPGKSGEERLKEMEAEMALFEQEVLGAPVTGIPTAVPAVPTVPTVEAMQVPAAPVIRPIIATNTYQQVQQTLEARAAAAATVVPPMVGGPPFVGPVGFGPGDRSHLDSPEAREAMFLRRAAGGPRAMALRPPHQALVGPPLPGPPGPPMMLPPMARAPGPPLGSMAALRPPLEEPAAPRELGLGLGLGLKEKEEAVVAAAAGLEEASAAVAVGAGGAPTGPAVIGPSLPLALAMPLPEPEPLPLPLEVVRGLLPPLRIPELLSLRPRPRPPRPEPPPGLMALEVPEPLGEDKKKGKPEKLKRCIRTAAGSSWEDPSLLEWDADDFRIFCGDLGNEVNDDILARAFSRFPSFLKAKVIRDKRTGKTKGYGFVSFKDPSDYVRAMREMNGKYVGSRPIKLRKSMWKDRNLDVVRKKQKEKKKLGLR